The following are encoded in a window of Anopheles stephensi strain Indian chromosome X, UCI_ANSTEP_V1.0, whole genome shotgun sequence genomic DNA:
- the LOC118502805 gene encoding DNA ligase 4-like: MCAKQDSFSELSSLLEKVRHAPLPAKELMLRKFFQDFELYRQSFGDADNKPSIYPSLRLLVPGMDRARKAYGLRERTLAEAYIRALGLDRRNEEVQRLLGAGSDLAERLGPLLHGRCPAVGDLTVGDVNSRLDAIGAGRAVAARDELVALIERGSPLDQRWLVRIVLKNLRLGVSNRRILQLYHPNAPTLYDGASDLKQLVQQIETQAPAGELELVSGGGPVLLLTHFIRPMLCQRVELRQVGELLRRDTYWCETKMDGERFQMHWDGLSFRYYSRNGHDYSDAFGRSADQVGGTLTPMLATLIAPTTRDLILDGEMMVFDRRDLRFRDKCDGTDVKALRTGNADQRPCFCVYDVLYHNGRSLTGVPYAERANLLRHTVREQFGFLQHCRRERVRDAEHLIELINTAIDARQEGVVLKREDAPYQPNRRAGTGWYKIKPDYIEGLVVDFDLLVMGGFYNLRRTHVNTFLVGVGRGPGEYVSVAKVSMGLSVAEWQQLNQSLRSHWRTEPVDGMHCGRTTPDVWIAPGSSIVLQLKGSELVRSDSYAAGYTIRFPRIVTTRADKLPDEVCTLAELEQLASGTSGHSPADSSARTRKSTKLAKRHVTLEDLNAPATVQRPNRAKKRLIAAERTTARPEREASPLPDGMLHGRDVCVMAVGNYPGAPTIDTLERLVRRHGGRAVANPSPATYAIVAGRVTFKVRKYMETGRWDVVREDWLLRAGMEHRLEPFRPEHILTATEPTRMKLAKQYDRYGDSYTRPITPSSFSALLSRMTGEEGLPTSSLTLRELMHAETTLLGVRIARRMRLFRGLSARLYVKPEEKEDEEQASFGVERYRAQREMLRFVQHGGYWLRDTEPGVVRYVFVASSSAVDPPPYGDVEAWIDTVTGPDRELTSPPVLLRVHWIGRSIEAGRLCNETDFFVPD, translated from the exons ATGTGCGCTAAGCAGGATTCGTTCAGTGAACTAAGCTCACTACTGGAAAAGGTTCGCCATGCACCCCTACCGGCCAAGGAACTGATGCTGCGCAAGTTTTTTCAAGACTTCGAACTTTACCGTCAATCGTTTGGTGATGCG GACAATAAACCCTCGATCTATCCATCGCTACGGTTGCTGGTGCCGGGAATGGATCGCGCACGTAAAGCGTACGGATTGCGTGAACGAACGCTGGCCGAAGCTTACATACGGGCGTTGGGACTCGATCGGCGCAACGAAGAGGTGCAGCGGTTGCTGGGTGCTGGCAGTGATCTGGCGGAACGACTGGGACCGTTGCTGCACGGTCGCTGTCCAGCCGTCGGTGACCTGACTGTCGGTGACGTGAACAGCCGACTGGATGCGATTGGGGCGGGCCGTGCGGTGGCTGCACGGGACGAGCTGGTGGCGCTGATTGAACGGGGCAGCCCACTGGACCAGCGCTGGTTGGTGCGGATTGTGCTGAAAAATTTGCGGCTCGGTGTGAGCAACCGGCGCATATTGCAGCTGTACCACCCGAACGCGCCCACACTGTACGATGGTGCGAGCGATCTGAAGCAGCTGGTGCAGCAGATCGAGACGCAGGCACCCGCCGGCGAGCTTGAGCTGGTCAGCGGCGGTGGTCCCGTGCTGTTATTAACACACTTTATCCGTCCAATGCTTTGCCAACGGGTGGAGCTTCGACAGGTAGGTGAGCTGTTGCGCCGGGATACGTACTGGTGCGAGACAAAGATGGATGGCGAACGGTTCCAGATGCACTGGGATGGACTGTCGTTTCGGTACTACTCGCGCAACGGGCACGATTACAGTGACGCATTTGGCCGGTCAGCAGACCAGGTGGGCGGTACGCTGACACCCATGCTGGCAACGCTGATCGCACCGACCACCCGCGACCTCATACTGGACGGTGAGATGATGGTGTTTGATCGGCGCGACCTACGGTTTCGGGACAAGTGTGACGGTACGGATGTGAAAGCGCTCCGCACCGGCAATGCGGATCAGCGACCGTGCTTTTGCGTGTATGACGTGCTGTACCACAACGGCCGGTCGCTTACCGGCGTGCCGTACGCAGAGCGGGCCAACCTTCTCCGGCACACGGTGCGCGAACAGTTTGGCTTTCTGCAGCACTGTCGGCGCGAACGGGTACGCGATGCCGAACATCTGATCGAACTGATCAACACGGCCATCGATGCACGGCAGGAGGGTGTGGTGCTGAAGCGCGAGGACGCACCGTACCAACCGAACCGGCGGGCTGGCACCGGCTGGTACAAGATAAAGCCCGACTATATCGAGGGCTTGGTGGTTGACTTTGATCTGCTCGTGATGGGCGGTTTCTACAACCTGCGCCGTACGCACGTAAACACGTTCCTGGTCGGTGTCGGCCGCGGTCCGGGTGAGTATGTCTCGGTGGCGAAAGTATCCATGGGACTCAGTGTGGCCGAATGGCAGCAGCTGAATCAGTCGCTCCGGTCCCACTGGCGAACGGAGCCGGTCGATGGGATGCACTGTGGCCGCACGACACCCGACGTTTGGATTGCACCGGGCAGCTCGATCGTGCTGCAGCTGAAAGGTTCGGAGCTGGTACGGAGTGATTCGTACGCCGCAGGGTACACGATTCGGTTCCCGCGCATCGTTACCACCCGGGCCGATAAGCTACCGGACGAGGTGTGTACGCTAGCGGAGCTCGAACAGCTCGCCAGCGGCACCAGCGGCCATAGTCCGGCCGATAGCAGTGCGCGCACCCGCAAATCGACCAAACTTGCGAAACGGCACGTAACGCTGGAGGATCTCAATGCACCGGCAACGGTACAGCGCCCAAATCGAGCCAAAAAACGATTGATCGCAGCGGAACGCACAACAGCGAGACCGGAACGGGAAGCGTCACCACTGCCGGATGGGATGCTGCACGGGcgggatgtgtgtgtgatggccGTTGGTAATTATCCGGGCGCACCGACGATCGACACGCTCGAGCGGTTGGTGCGGCGACACGGTGGCCGTGCCGTTGCCAACCCGAGTCCGGCCACGTACGCCATTGTGGCCGGCCGGGTAACGTTCAAGGTGCGCAAGTACATGGAAACGGGCCGGTGGGACGTGGTGCGGGAGGATTGGTTGTTGCGTGCCGGGATGGAACACCGACTAGAACCGTTCCGACCGGAGCACATACTCACCGCGACGGAACCGACCCGGATGAAGCTAGCGAAGCAGTACGATCGGTACGGTGACTCGTACACGCGTCCCATCACCCCATCCTCCTTCTCCGCGTTGCTGAGCCGCATGACGGGGGAGGAAGGGCTGCCAACGTCATCGCTCACCTTACGGGAGCTGATGCATGCCGAAACGACACTGCTGGGTGTGCGAATCGCGCGAAGAATGCGCCTGTTCCGAGGACTTTCCGCACGGCTGTATGTAAAGCCggaggagaaggaggatgaGGAACAGGCATCATTCGGGGTTGAACGGTACCGGGCGCAGCGTGAAATGTTGCGGTTTGTCCAGCACGGTGGATACTGGCTGCGGGACACCGAACCTGGTGTGGTTCGGTACGTGTTTGTGGCGTCGTCATCGGCGGTGGACCCGCCGCCGTACGGTGATGTGGAAGCTTGGATCGATACGGTCACCGGACCGGATAGGGAACTCACATCGCCGCCGGTTCTCCTGCGCGTGCACTGGATTGGACGCTCCATCGAAGCTGGACGGCTGTGTAACGAGACGGATTTTTTCGTTCCTGACTAA
- the LOC118502808 gene encoding uncharacterized protein LOC118502808 — MAYSDSDDSNPKIGDERAEKTLESNESIPHTKRTYRLQTWKWVKRLYDKHSGFARYINRKIPLFPDAEKAANLLAETPEFKEATSIKVNIDRAQEAVKLHVLKSKKTLFVAPTQKSEYLYAKIKAPENLDEIDLEQVQNQNIVKVLARGDTYEELGIDQAEPLDMIVVGCVAVSERGQRIGKGNGIVDLEIAILHSLGVITPKTVIATTVADEQVYPAFDPVLFQNYDFTVDLIVTPSRVIRVEPRPEQRTIGVQWDLLSARRLEILRVLKPLKKRLEDEGQKIELKEEGSDVESIAKRRTRGSFNGGSVGGGGGVGGGQKKGRRSKRGLKKPAYDRPDDDAEPEPNQNQNRNRNENQNRTGGDGGDTQQPRKRRNNKDGKMRSFRNNYRKSGSGENAGSNSGRDARVRPIKPPRQLQDSVRIRVSNMFSVPFKQFKEELRKRDCYPAKISQSRNGRCQLIFPKREDTEEQVQVNELLQKLTDMHISVPDKNTNEPKQIWLRCDLQPKPGEFDENDVVFITSAANQAAKKATAACMKLATTTTSQTVTDPDANTKTNSTTTTTTTSHLNLEELTAEVNAATLLAARAAKAAEVIAEKVLQEAKPAVEAESAKEDNKEHSAKLLAQVETLTKAGADALAASKKAEAAAVATTTTAAADATKPANEAANAKDDSKEQTTAKVDADATGTKAETAATAESVAAKKEAIIAMSDAIQAAARATAAVSFAVATLYLLLPPATTRPHTVMVPSMRSLRFFGAILPKVVP; from the exons atGAAAGAGCAGAAAAGACGCTCGAATCGAATGAATCCATCCCTCATACAAAACGCACGTACCGTTTGCAGACATGGAAGTGGGTGAAACGCCTCTACGACAAACATTCTGGATTTGCCCGCTATATTAACCGAAAGATTCCACTCTTCCCGGATGCGGAAAAGGCGGCCAACCTGCTCGCCGAAACGCCCGAGTTCAAGGAAGCGA CATCGATCAAAGTGAACATTGATCGGGCGCAGGAAGCGGTGAAGCTGCATGTGCTGAAGTCGAAGAAAACGTTGTTCGTTGCACCGACGCAAAAGTCCGAGTATCTGTACGCAAAGATCAAGGCGCCGGAAAATCTGGACGAGATTGACCTTGAACAGGTGCAGAATCAAAACATCGTCAAGGTGTTGGCCCGCGGCGACACATACGAAGAGCTCG GTATTGATCAGGCCGAACCACTGGACATGATTGTGGTCGGATGCGTTGCCGTGTCGGAGCGAGGTCAGCGCATCGGGAAGGGCAACGGGATAGTCGATCTGGAGATTGCGATTCTGCACAGTCTGGGTGTGATAACACCGAAAACCGTGATCGCCACTACCGTGGCTGATGAGCAGGTGTACCCGGCGTTTGATCCGGTGCTGTTCCAAAACTATGACTTTACCGTCGACCTGATCGTCACGCCTAGTCGTGTAATTCGCGTCGAGCCACGACCGGAACAGCGAACGATCGGTGTCCAGTGGGATTTGCTCTCCGCCCGGCGGCTCGAAATTTTGCGTGTGTTGAAGCCACTGAAGAAGCGGCTAGAGGACGAGGGCCAGAAGATTGAGCTGAAGGAGGAAGGTTCGGATGTCGAGAGCATCGCCAAGCGGCGTACACGTGGTTCCTTCAACGGTggtagtgttggtggtggtggtggtgttggtggtggtcagAAGAAGGGAAGACGCTCCAAACGAGGCTTGAAAAAGCCAGCCTACGATCGTCCGGACGACGACGCTGAACCTGAACCGAACCAGAACcagaaccggaaccggaacgaAAACCAGAACCGaactggtggtgatggtggtgacaCCCAACAGCCGCGCAAACGCAGGAACAACAAGGATGGCAAGATGCGTTCGTTCCGGAACAACTACCGGAAGTCCGGGAGTGGCGAGAACGCGGGCAGTAACAGTGGCCGTGATGCGCGTGTACGGCCAATAAAACCACCCCGACAGCTGCAGGATAGCGTGCGTATCCGCGTCTCGAACATGTTCTCTGTGCCGTTCAAACAGTTCAAGGAGGAGCTGCGCAAACGGGACTGCTATCCGGCCAAAATCAGCCAGAGCCGCAACGGCCGGTGTCAGCTGATCTTCCCGAAGCGTGAGGATACGGAGGAACAGGTGCAGGTGAACGAGCTGCTGCAAAAGCTGACCGACATGCACATCTCGGTGCCGGACAAGAACACTAACGAGCCGAAGCAGATCTGGCTCCGGTGTGACCTGCAGCCGAAACCCGGCGAGTTCGACGAAAACGATGTGGTCTTTATAACGTCCGCCGCCAACCAGGCCGCCAAGAAAGCGACTGCAGCCTGTATGAAGCtggcaaccaccaccacctcccaaACGGTCACGGATCCGGACGCGAACACGAAAACGAactctaccaccaccaccaccaccacttcaCACCTAAACTTGGAAGAGCTGACTGCGGAGGTGAATGCCGCGACGCTGCTGGCGGCACGGGCGGCCAAGGCGGCCGAAGTGATCGCGGAGAAGGTCCTGCAGGAAGCGAAGCCAGCGGTCGAGGCGGAAAGCGCTAAGGAAGACAACAAGGAACACAGCGCCAAACTGCTCGCCCAGGTCGAGACACTGACCAAGGCGGGCGCGGATGCTCTAGCCGCCAGCAAGAAAGCCGAAGCAGCAGCcgtcgccaccaccaccaccgccgccgccgacgCTACGAAACCTGCCAACGAGGCGGCAAACGCTAAGGACGACAGCAAGGAACAGACCACCGCCAAAGTGGACGCCGACGCCACCGGCACGAAGGccgaaacagcagcaaccgccgAATCGGTCGCCGCGAAGAAGGAAGCGATCATCGCCATGAGCGACGCCATTCAGGCGGCTGCCCGTGCGACCGCGGCCGTGTCCTTTGCCGTCGCCACGCTGTACCTGCTCCTCCCACCTGCAACGACGCGGCCGCACACCGTCATGGTGCCTTCGATGCGTTCGCTGCGCTTCTTCGGTGCCATACTGCCGAAGGTTGTCCCATaa
- the LOC118502827 gene encoding UPF0184 protein AAEL002161-like: MSGDQQVKESQRMPPEPKETAPCQEKTDDEQHTESSDEHETPANDEEEIDLEGASDEILELNDRLDSLSTVLDSIEQQNDDLRAQILLLLDSQRETLKSFKEENRRMAGTGTEPKDETDEPMEQS, encoded by the exons ATGTCAGGTGACCAGCAGGTTAAGGAAAGCCAAAG GATGCCACCGGAACCGAAGGAAACGGCTCCGTGCCAGGAGAAGACGGACGATGAGCAGCACACCGAATCGAGCGATGAACACGAGACACCTGCAAACGACGAGGAGGAAATCGATCTGGAAGGTGCCAGTGACG AAATTCTGGAACTAAACGATCGGCTCGATTCGCTTAGCACCGTGCTGGACAGCATCGAACAGCAGAACGATGATCTACGGGCACAGATATTGCTGTTGCTAGATTCGCAACGCGAGACGCTGAAATCGTTCAAGGAGGAAAACCGTCGTATGGCTGGGACCGGTACAGAACCAAAGGATGAAACCGATGAACCGATGGAGCAGAGCTAG